The DNA segment AATGAAGTTTATTCAGGCATTGGTCGCGCAGCGACAGATGGATATGATCGATGAATTTCATGCGGTTGTTTTTAGAGGAGTAGGTTTAGCAAGACGTCGGTTTAATGCCAAAGAGGCTGCTCGGGCAGATGTGCTGCAAGCAGAGATTCAATTGAACGAAGTTGAGATATTGCGACAGAAATCAGAATATCGCTGGAAAGCGGCCTGGAAAGAAATGGCTGCCGTAGCAGGCATTGAGAATCTACCTCCGTCGAAGCTGGATGGTGACCTTAGCGTGGTAAAGGATTCGCCAAATTGGGAGGATGTTTACGCCACGCTCGCAATGGAGAGCCCCGAGATCCAGTCTGCCAATAGCCGCATTCGTCAAGCCCGATCTCACATGTCGCGTCAGGAAATCCAGGCGATACCGAACATTACTGCGAACCTTCAGGCAGGTGTGGATAATTCCACAGGATCGGGGTTAATTCAACTGCAAGTTGGTGCTCCCATTCCCGTTTTCAACGACAATCGGGGAAATGTCTCGGCAGCATATAACGAGTACAGTCGCGCTACCCACGAATTGAAACGAGTTGAGATGTCGCTAAAAGCGAGACTCGCGCAAGTTTCACAAGAGTATGATTCAGCGAACTTTGCTGTCCAAAGATTCGAGCAGCAGATACTGCCGAAAGCACAAGAGACCCTTGATCTCGCCGAAAAGGCCTACGAGGCAGGTGAGTTTTCCTTCCTTCAAACGCTAATTGCGAGGAGAACCTATTTTGACACCAACCTAAATTATTTGGATTCCTTGGGAGGCCTTGCCCAGTCCCAGGCAAAAGTCGACGGATTGCTGCTAACGGGTGCCTTGGGGCAGTCAAGCACTTCGTCGCTAGGAGATGGCCTACGAGGGCAGACTTTCAGTCAACAGTAATTTACCCTTGGCTATAGGTT comes from the Bremerella alba genome and includes:
- a CDS encoding TolC family protein, encoding MKITQESLRCLIMASLGMASIAGCQTGASQNAIQRESGPIATDVALQSELTSPPTPDFNDSAKSYREASRDRNGVELVDFQSSNLLESATVSNANAPIPIPEVPQEAMTLKEIQDLALTNNPTIRALSASAQAEQDYQYQVGRSANPEVGYAANQLADQGTDQHLVYVQREFVTGDKLALNQNVLGHSVEAQRWDVESQRYRVLTDVRMKFIQALVAQRQMDMIDEFHAVVFRGVGLARRRFNAKEAARADVLQAEIQLNEVEILRQKSEYRWKAAWKEMAAVAGIENLPPSKLDGDLSVVKDSPNWEDVYATLAMESPEIQSANSRIRQARSHMSRQEIQAIPNITANLQAGVDNSTGSGLIQLQVGAPIPVFNDNRGNVSAAYNEYSRATHELKRVEMSLKARLAQVSQEYDSANFAVQRFEQQILPKAQETLDLAEKAYEAGEFSFLQTLIARRTYFDTNLNYLDSLGGLAQSQAKVDGLLLTGALGQSSTSSLGDGLRGQTFSQQ